DNA from Candidatus Babeliales bacterium:
ATAGCTATAGATAGAAACAATAGAAAAATTGTAAAAATGCTGTTAAGTAATTCCAGAACTGATCCAAATATACAAGATAAGGATAGAAATGCTCCTTTGCATAAAGCTATAGATAGAAACAATAGAAAAATTGTAAAAATACTGTTAAGTAATTCCAGAACTGATCCCAATATACAAAATAGGAATGGAGATACTCCTATTATGCTTGCTGCGCAGAAAGCTATAGATATAGTTAATGCATTACTTTTAGGTGGAGCAAATATATTAGACATAAATAACAATAAAGAAACAATATTATATATTGCTTATTCCCATAAGATTATTCAAGACATAAATAAACTCAATCACAAAGAGAATGATCACAATAAAAGAGCTGCTTTTCTTAATAATGAATTACATCAAATATCTACAATCACTAATAATGATAAAAGTACATATAATAAGGTTAATGATTTTATTAGTTGGTGCATCGGAAATGGCGCTGAGATCAATACAAGAAATACTAATAAACTTAGGCCTGTAGATGTGGCTGAAAGTCTCTATAATTATGTACTAAAACATTCTATTAATAAAGATATTACGCATAAAGAAAGAATATATCACATTTTTTTAGACCATACTCCTTATTGTTCTGATGCAATTGTATATTCATTATTACGTAGAACTGTAGATGATTATGATGTCATTAAAATAATCATGGGCTATTATAAAGCACTGACTATTGATAGAGAAATAGCTTTACGCATTAATTCTAATCTTAATTTTTATAGTTATTCGATGCAAAAAATAGAAAAAGAACAATTTAGAGATAATTTACTCAATGACATATGCCAACAAAAAGGATACCACAATCCATACAAAGCACTGCCTATTATGTAGTAAATAAACTTTTGTTTTTTTATCTACATGCCAAATCAGTTGTTAATAATTAGGGTAAAATGGTATAATTATTTTTCCACCAATTATTAACAACAAATTATGGTATATTTTATCTATAATATTTATGCAGTACAAAAAAATTTCCTTTTGTTTAGCTTTATTACTTTTCACAAATTTTTATATAAATACCTTCGAAAAATCGTTTATTATAAAAACTATTATTCCTCTTACTGCATTAATCACCATCACTAGCTTGTTCGTGTATAATAAAAATTATATAATTAGTTACTTATGGTATAAATTATTTTATTCTGCAGATCCAAATATACAAGATCACTATGAAGCTACTCCTTTGCATCTTGCTGTTCAAGGAGGCAATATTAAAATGGTACAAATTCTAATAAACGATAAAAGAACTAATCCAAATATACAAGATTACTATGAAGCTACTCCTTTGTATCTTGCTGTTCAAAGAGGCAATATTGAAATGGTACAAATTCTAATAAACGATAAAAGAACTGATCAAAATATACAAGATAACTATGGAAATACTCCTTTGCATCTAGCTGTTCGAGGAGGCAAGATTGAAATGGTACAAATTATAATAAATGATAAAAGAACTGATCCAAATATACGAGATAGAGATGGATATACTCCTTTGCATCGAGCTGTTCGAGGAGGCAAGATTGAAATGGTAAAAATACTAGTAAATGATAAAAAAACTGATCCTAATATACAAGATAAATATGGAGATACTCCTTTACATCTGGATATGGATCTAAATCGAATTGATATAGTAAAAATTCTATTAAGTAATGCTAAAACTAA
Protein-coding regions in this window:
- a CDS encoding ankyrin repeat domain-containing protein, whose product is MFYSANPNIQNEFGDTPLHCAVILNFIVMVKILLDDPRTDPNIKDNYGYYTRLDMDKENITIVQSIINDKRADSNIQDNGGNTPLHIAIYKKKIEIVKILLDDSRTDPNIQDEYGNTPLHIAIDRNNRKIVKMLLSNSRTDPNIQDKDRNAPLHKAIDRNNRKIVKILLSNSRTDPNIQNRNGDTPIMLAAQKAIDIVNALLLGGANILDINNNKETILYIAYSHKIIQDINKLNHKENDHNKRAAFLNNELHQISTITNNDKSTYNKVNDFISWCIGNGAEINTRNTNKLRPVDVAESLYNYVLKHSINKDITHKERIYHIFLDHTPYCSDAIVYSLLRRTVDDYDVIKIIMGYYKALTIDREIALRINSNLNFYSYSMQKIEKEQFRDNLLNDICQQKGYHNPYKALPIM